GCCGTCGACCGATTCCACGCGGAGCGGAACGTCCAACGTATCGCCACAACAGCCAACATCGAGGAACTCCTCCCAGACGTCGCCCTCGTGAACCTCGCCTTTCGTCTTCCTGAGGTAGGCGCGGAACGGACGTTCGTTGAGTTGGAACTCGCCCCAACTGCTCAGGTCTTCGGGGTACGAGACGGCGACCCGGGTCGCCGTCTCGCCCGTCGGTACGGTTGCTTCGGTCGTCATGCGAACGAATAGGACGCGGGGACGTATATCGGTTTTTGCGGGTTTGGTGGATTTCACACCGCGTCGATTTCCGGCCTTTCCGCTTTCACGCGACAGGTCTGGCCACAGTAATTAAGAAGGCTTATTCAGGGTCATCACGCACCCATCCATCATGGTAGAGTTTCAAGTACCGGAGGTCGATTACACCCGGTACTCGAACCGGCAACTCGCGGCGGTGCCGCTCGCCGTTCTCGTGCTGGCCCTCCTCGTGCTCGCCGGATGGTGGTTGACCACCGGCGCGCCGGTGACGCCCGGCATCGAGTTCACGGGCGGCACCGAGATGCGGATTCAGACGACTGCATCGCAAGCGGAGATAGAACAGTCGTTGAATCCCGTTTCGATTGCACCCGCCCAATCGGCGGACAACGTCTACATCGTAACGTTCCAAGAGACGAACACGCAGGCGCTCGAATCGCAAGCCCAACAGCAGGGCTACGAGGTGACTTCGGTACAAAGCACCTCTGCGAGCTTCGGCGCTAATTCACAGGAACTCGCGCTGTACGGCCTCGCCGCCGCGTTCGTGGGCATGAGCATCCTCGTCTTTCTCATGTTCCGGACGTTCGTCCCGTCCATCGCAATCGTCATTTCGGCGTTCAGCGACATCGTGATTCCG
The window above is part of the Haladaptatus cibarius D43 genome. Proteins encoded here:
- the secF gene encoding protein translocase subunit SecF, with amino-acid sequence MVEFQVPEVDYTRYSNRQLAAVPLAVLVLALLVLAGWWLTTGAPVTPGIEFTGGTEMRIQTTASQAEIEQSLNPVSIAPAQSADNVYIVTFQETNTQALESQAQQQGYEVTSVQSTSASFGANSQELALYGLAAAFVGMSILVFLMFRTFVPSIAIVISAFSDIVIPLALMNIFGIKLSLGTVAALLMLIGYSVDSDILLNNHILRRSGDFYESTYRAMRTGVTMTLTSISAMTVMALVAFFFGIDLLTSIGVVLVLGLATDLMNTYMLNLSLLRWYKYEGIAR